The stretch of DNA CGTGATCACGGTCCTCGCCTCGGCGCGCAGCGAGGAGTCGAGCGCCGCCACCCGGCCCGATCTCGGCCGCGCCCGGAGCGTGGCGAGCCCGGGGGCCGCCGGAGGTACGACGGACATCTTCACCGCGGCCACGTCCCCCGACTCCACGAACCGGGTGACGGGCTCGGCCCGCCAGCCGTCCGGGACGTCGAGCGTGGTGACGGTGCGCAGTCCTGCCCCGGTCGCGTTGGCGACGGCCACCGGCAGGGTGTTGGTCCGCCCGCCCAGCAACACGGTGTCGGCCGGGGCGACGGTGGCCTGGATCCAGGAGCGGCGCTCGTCACGGATCCGGCTCAGCCCGAACCAGTAAGCGGACAGGGTGTCCCGCCACTGGTCGGCCGCGACCATCTGGTCGCCGAACCTCTCGTGCACCTCGGCGAGGCGCCGCCGGTCGACCCGGCCGCGCAGCGCGTCCCACTCCGCGCGCATCCCCCGTACGCGTGCCGCACCGGCGAAGTGCGTGTCGTAGATGTGCTGGATCACGGTCGAGCCGTTGTCCAGCCGGTGCGTGTAAGGCACGTGGTGCAGGAAGAGCAGCAGTTCCTCGGGGCAGTCGTCGAGCGACTCGTACAGTTCGCGCACGGGGGAGGCGTAGAGCGCGGTGTAGCCGTCGCCGGTCGCCGCCGTCCTGTCGTAGCCGATGCCCTGCGTGTCGGACTTGTGGAACTGTGTGGTCGTCGTCGGGCTGGGGTCCAGATGCCCCGTCACCGAGCCGTCCGGCGGGTGGGTCAGATAGCCCGTGCCGAGTGGCGAGGTGTACTCCTCGTAGGTGTGCCAGGAGCCGAGCAGCAGGGCGGAGACCGTCTTTACCACCTTGGGGTCGTTGCCGAAGGTCATCCGGGTCCACTCGTCGACCAGGTCCTCGGCGGACAGGTCGGGGTTCCAGGAGAGCCGCCCGTAGCCGTGCGTGTTGGCGGCGGCCAGGTGGGAGCCGGTCCAGTTGGTGGCGTCGCCGAAGTTCATGACGCCGGCGAAGCCGTAGTGGGTGTAGGGGTGTACGCGGCCGCTCACCACCCGTTTGACCGTGCTGCCCGCCCCCGCCTTGTGGGTGTCGAAGTCCAGGCACTCCTTCCACTGCGGTACCAGGTAGCACAGGTGGGTGGTGTGTCCGGTGTACTCCTGGGTCACCTGGAGTTCGATCATCGAGTTGGTGTGGGGCAGGGAACCGAAGAGCGGGTGCGCGGGTTCGCGGACCTGGAAGTCGATCGGCCCGTTCTTGATCTGAAGGACCGCGTTGTCCTCGAACTTCCCGTCCAGCGGCACGAAGTCGAGGTAGCCCTGCCGGTCCCACTTCGCGTCGGTGTCGTGCACGAAGGCCCGCCACATCACGATCCCGCCGTACGGCTTGAGCGCTCGCGCCAGGAGGTTGGCCCCGTCGGCGTGCGTACGTCCGTAGTCCAAGGGCCCCGGCCTGCCCTCGGAGTTGGCCTTCACGAGGAAGCCCCCGAAGTCCTCGATCTTCCCGTAGATCTCCGCGGCCTTCTTCTCCCACCAGTCCCGTACGTCCGCGTCGAAGGGGTCGGCCGTGCCGAGGCCGCCCAGGTCGATGGGTGCGGCGAAGTTCGCCGTGACGTACAGGGCGACGCCGTAGCGCCGCAGCACGCCCGCGAGCGCGGCCAGCTTCTCGACGAAGGGGGCGCCGAGGTAGTCGGCGCTGGTGTTGACGTTGTTGATCACCGCGCCGTTGATACCGAGAGAGGCCAGGACGCGGGCGTAGTCGGTGTACCGCTCCTCCAGGTGCGGCAGCCGGTCCCAGTGGAAGAAGGACCGTCCCGCGTAGCCGCGTTCGATGGAGCCGTCCTCGTTGTCCCAGTGGTCGGCGACGCGCAGTGGGGCGGCCGGGGACTCGACGATGTCGGCGCGCTCCAGCGGCTGCCGGGTCTGCACCAGCCGCAGCAGGTGGAAGGCGCCGTAGAGCACTCCTCGGTCGGTGTGCGCGGCGACCACGGTCCAGTTCCTGCCCCGCTTGACGACGCGGCGGATCACATAGCCCTCGTCGCCGAGGGACGTGAGATCGGCGGCGGGGACGAGGGTGCGGATCAGGTCGGAGCTGTCCGGGGTGCCGATCACCAGCGCGGCCCCCGACGGCGCTGTCCTCTGCGCGCTCACCCCGGTGCCGAGCAGGGCGGTCAGTCCTGCGGCCAGTTCGTCGGCGGCCGATCTCTGGAGTACGCCGCCTCCCTGCCGTACCAGCCGGCCCAGGGCGGCGCGGTAGCGCGCGAGGTGGCTCGGGTCCTCCACCCGGCGGTAGCGCAGCCACAGTTCGTAGCCGTCCTCGGCGGACAGTCCTGCGGCGGACAATTCTCCGGCGGACGCCGGAGCCGCGAGGGCGAGAGGACCGAGCGTGGCCCCGAGGGCGGCGGCCGTCAGGACGCTGCGGCGACGTATTCCTGAGCTCATGATTCTCACTTCCGTCGACGGACGCGCCCGGACGACCGGCGCGGACGAACAGCGCGAGGGGACAGCGCGAAGGAGCGCTGCGAAAGAGCGGTGCGAAAGGAGTGGTCAAGCCCCGCCACGGTCACATGCGTCACGGCGGCCGTCAACACAACCAACCAGAAAAGAACATTGAGGCTTCGGGTTTCCCTCTGCTCCCTGTCCGCAGGGGAGTTGATCGCGTCATACTCGCGAACAGATCTCGTGGACCGACCGCTTCCGTCGCCAGTACTCCGGAGGACGGGCGCGAGGAGGCCCGTGCTGCCGGTCCGCCGGATTCTGGGATCTGAATTCTGGTCACCCATGTCAACGACCAAAAGCGAACATGCGAGGAGGGGCGGGGGAGCGGCTGAGAGCCGTCGGGGAGTCGGAAGGCCGGGGGGTCGACGGATCAGGGGATCAGGTCCCGAGAAGGCGCAGCATCCCCCACAGGGCGACCGTCGAGGCCACCAGAGCGGCCGGGACCGTCGCGAGACCGAGGCGTGTGAAAGCGCCGAGGCGGGCCGCCTCCCCGTGCTGATGCAGGACGCGGCGCCACAGGAGTGTGGCCAGCGAGCCCGCGTAGGTCAGGTTGGGGCCGAGGTTCACACCGATCAGGGCGGCGAGTACAGGCCCGGCACCGCCGGGCGCGAGCAGCGGCAGCAGCGCGAGGACGGCGGGCAGGTTGTTGATGATGTTGGCGAGGAGCGCCGCGACCGCGGCGACCGCCAGCAGGGCGCCCAGCGAGTCCCCCTCGGGCAGCAGCCGCCCGAGCCCGGTCTCCAGGCCGTTCTCCACCACGGCCTGGACCACCACCCCGAGGGCCAGGACGAAGAGGCAGAACAGCGGGGACGCCGACCCCACCAGCTTCCGCGGGGTCGTGGTCCCACGCCGCAGCCCCCGGCAGGCGAGCACCAGCACACCGGCGAGGGCGGCCCACGCGGGCTCAAGACCCGCGAGTGACGCCACAGCGAAACCCGCCAGCGTCAGGCCCACCACGACCAGCGTGAAGGCGGGCACGCGTGGGCGGTCCTCCGGCTCCGGCGACCGCGTGGAGCGGGCGAGGTCCCGACGGAAGAAACCTCGGAAGACGGCGTACTCCACCGCGATCGCCGCCAGCCACGGCAGCGCCATGAGGGCCGCGAACCGGGTGAAGGAGAGCCCGCTCGCGCTGAACGCCAGCAGATTGGTGAGGTTGGAGACGGGCAGCAGCAGCGAGGCCGAATTGGCGAGGTGGGCCGTCGCGTACACGTGCGGCCCGGCCCTGGCTCCGGCGCGCGCGGCGGTGGCGAAGACGACCGGAGTGAGCAGGACGACGGTCGCGTCGAGACTGAGCGCGGCCGTGACCGCGGACGCCACCACGAACACCCCGCCCAGCAGCCGGTGCGGGTCGCCGCCGCACAGCCGCGCCACCTCAGAACCGGCGGCGGAGAAGAGCCCGTCGTCCGCGCAGAGCTGCGCCAGCATGAGGATGAGGGCGAGGAAACCGACCACGGGCAGGAGGGTGCGTACCTGCTCCCACGCGTCGGAGAGGGAAACGGCCCCCAGGACGACCACCAGGACGGCCGCGGGGATCGCCGCCGCCGCTTCGGGGAGACCTCGCGGACGCGCCACGGCGAACGCGAGAACGCCGAGCAGCAGAATCACCGGCACGATCCCGGTTGTGACAGTACTCAGCGTGATTTCTCCGACGGTGTGGGCGCGGTGACGCCCGGCGAGCGGTACGCCTAAGGATCCCATCCTCCGCAGGGCGTCGCGCGCCGGAGGGGAGCGGACGCGTTCGGGCCGGTCACCCGTGGGGGGAGCGGCCCGAACGCTGGGCGGCGTACACACGGCTGCTCCGGCGTACGCCGGGGTGTCACTCGATGACGAGGTCGACCTGGATGTTGCCGCGCGTCGCCTTGGAGTAGGGGCAGGTGCGGTGGGCCTGCTCGACGACGGTGTGGCCGGTCTCGCTGTCGAGGCTGTCGGGCAGTTCGACGCGGAGGACGACGGCGAGACCGAAACCGTCGCCGTCCTTGCCGATGCTGACCTCGGAGGTCACGGAGATCTCGCTGGTGTCGATCTTCGCCGCGCGTCCCACCTGGCCGAGGGCGCTGGCGAAACAGGCCGCGTAGCCCGCGGCGAACAGCTGCTCCGGGTTGGTGCCCTTGCCGTTCCCGCCGAGCGCCGGCGGCATCGCCAGTGCCAGGTCGAGCTGCCCGTCGGAGCTGACGGCGCGGCCCTCGCGTCCGTTGGCCGTTGCCGCGGCGGTGTAGAGCGCCTCCATGAAGAACCATCCCTCTCGTCCGTACCGGCGACCCGGCGGCCACCGTGATGCAAGTAGAGCACACAACTTAATTGTGTACAACCAAATGGTGGGCGGCGGGTTACCCTGGGACCATGAAGGACGTGACCATGGGAGACGACGAGCTCCTCAGCCTCGACCGGCAGATCTGCTTCTCGCTGAACGCCGCGTCGCGCGCCTTCGGCGGCGTGTACCGCGTCGCGCTGAAGGAGCTGGGTCTCACCTACTCGCAGTACCTCGTGATGCTGGTCCTCTGGGAGGACGGCGAGCTGCCGGTGAAGCGCATCGGTGAGCGGCTGCGACTCGACTCGGGGACGCTCTCACCCCTGCTGAAGCGGCTGGAGGCGGCCGGGCTCGTGCGGCGTGAGCGCGGCGTCGAGGACGAGCGGTCCGTCTCCGTGCGCCTCACCGACGAGGGCGCCGAGCTGAAGGCGAGGGCCGCGCGGGTACCCCGCTCCATCGCCGCGGCCACGGGTCTCTCGGTGGACGAGATCGACGACCTGCGCGAGCGGCTCGCACGGCTCACCGAGGCACTCGACTCGGCAGTCACGCGCGGCCTCGGCGGCTGAGGGCCGCACGCGCCCGGTCCTCGGCCGGGTCGCGCGCGGCTCCTGTCCCGCCTCGGGACGGGGCGGCGGTCACCGGGCCGGACGCACCCGGTGACCGGCACACTCTTCACTCCGGCCAGGCCGAGTTCTCGATGGTGCTGACGAAGTCCCCGCGGACGAACCCCGGCACGAAGTGCTCCAGTACGTCCGCTTTCACGTTCCCGAAGGTGGTCTCCGGTTTGGGCGCGATGCCCTCGGTGAACGCTTCGAGGATCCGCCGCTTGAAATCGGGACGCGGATGCAGGGCGGTGATCTCCGCACGGTCCCGCGCCGAGATGTCGTCGAACCCGATGCCCAGCACGTCGTACTCCACACCGGCGGTCACCAGGGCCACTTCGGGCTCCATGTACTGGGGGATGCCCGGCGTCGTGTGCAGGGCGATCGCCGTCCACACCCGCCGGACGCTGTCCTCGGGCACCCCGTGCTCCTGGAGGAAGCGGCGGGCCTCGTCCGCGCTGTCCACCTCGAAGCGTCGGCCGCTGCCTCGGTGCTTCTCCCCCAGCCCCAGATCGTGGAACATGGCGCCGATGTACAGCAGCTCCGGGTCGAAGCTCAGATCACGGTTCTTGCCCTGGAGGCTGCCGAACCAGTAGACCCGGCGTGAGTGGTGGTAGATCAGCTCGTCGGTCGTGTCCCTCACGAGCTCGGTGGCCTCCCGCGTGAGCCTGGTGGAGGGCACGCTCACCCCCGCGCGGCTGTCCTGCTCCGGCATCGCTGACTCCTTGTCCTCGGGTGCTCGTACGCGTCGTCCGGTGAACCTCGTAAGGGGGTGACGGCGCCGGTGGCCTCCGCCACACGTTCCAGACTGCGCCGTCCGCCCCTCGGAGCGCCACGCGGAACGGGACGCGCACCCCACAGTCCAGGACATCCGGGCAGGCGGTCCGGGGCCGCGGGAGCGGTCAGGACAGGGAGGCCCTGGCGACCTGGGGAGGGGCCGTCGCGGATAACCTGGGCCGGTGCATCAGCCGGCCATGAACAGAGCCGCCCACGAGGTGGTCGTCCTCGCCTACGACGGAGTGAGGCTGCTCGACGTGGCCGCCCCGCTGGAGGTCTTCACCACGGCCTCGGGCGTCGCCGCGGCGCGGGGCGACGGCCACCGCCCCTACGCGGTACGGGTGGCGACTCCCGACGGCCGCTCCGCGCTCACCTCGACCGGGCTGCGCGTCGACGCGGATCTGGCCACCGGGGCCGTGCGGGAGACCGACACGCTGGTCGTGCCGGGTTCGACCGACGTCGGGCAGCTGCACGCCGGTTCCGGTGTGGTCGGCGAGGTCGCCCGGCTCGCCCGTACGTCCGGCCGGGTGGCCGCGGTCTGCACCGGGGCGTTCGCGCTGGCCGCCGCGGGGCTGCTCACGGGCCGCAGGGCGACCACGCACTGGGAGCACGCCGAGCTGCTGGCCAGGAGCTACCCCGAGGTGACCGTCACGGCCGACGACATCTACGTGCGGGACGGCCCTGTCTTCACCTCCGCCGGGGTCAGCGCGGGCATCGACGTCTGCCTCGCCCTCGTGGAGCAGGACCACGGGCCGACGGTGGCGCGCGGGGTCGCCCGCGATCTCGTGGTCTTCCTCCAGCGGCCGGGCGGCCAGTCCCAGTTCTCGGTCGCGGCGCGCACCCCCGCGACCCGCGACCCCGTGCTGCGTCCGCTGCTCGACACCATCGCGGCCGACCCGGCGGCCGACCACCGTCCTGGCGTACTGGCGGCTCGGGCCGGAGTCAGCGCCAGGCACCTCTCAAGGATCTTCCGCGAACAGACGGGCACGACACCCGCCGCCCATGTGGAGGCGGTTCGGCTGGAAGCCGCCCGGATGCTCCTGGAACACGGCGAGAGCGTCACGGCGTCGGCGGCGCTCAGTGGCCTGGGCAGCGACGAGACGCTGCGCAGAGTCTTCGCCCGCCATCTGCACACGACACCGTCGGCGTACGCGGCACGTTTTCGCACCACGTATACAGCCCGGGAGTGACCGCGCCGCCTCGTGGGCACCGCGGCCGCCCGCGGTGCGTGCACTTCTCCCGGCCCGACGGCCGCGCGTCTGCCCGGAGCCGGACTTCGGCGCGGCTCCTGCGGCGTGTACGTACGACTGGAGCGCCCGCAGCGAGGCCGTGCTCGGCCTGATCGCCGCCGCGCGGCGCTGACGACGGTGCCCTTGACGTCACCGAGCAGCTGATCCGCGATGCCGGCTACGACCCGGTGCGCGTCGGAGACCTCTCACGGGCCCGCGACTTCGAAAACGCGGTGTGGCTGCTCATGGGCGTCCAGCCGGTCGGCGGCGTGTTCTACCGATTCGCGGTTCCCGGCGAGCTGTGAACGAACCGGTCGGGCATCGCCCTGGTGCCCGTAGGACGGGCGTGAGACGCCCAGGTCGCCGCTCCACGGAGAGGGGGGAACTCCGTGGAGCGGCGAGGGGCGGGACGGGCCATGCCCGTGCCCGCGTAGCCGTCCACCGGGCCTGGCCACGCCGGTATCCGTCCCGCCCGTTCGTGCAGGTCGGGGCCATGGCGCCGCGTTGGCCTTCTCCCGCGGTCAGTTCGGGTTGTTGGCGTGGGTGAGGGTCTCCCACGCGACGAAGAGGTTGTTGGTGCCCTGCGGGCGGCCCCGTTCCGTCAGGGTCTGGGTGTTGGCCATGGCGATCCCCATGCGGTTGTGCAGTGCGTTGAAGCCGACCTCGGTGACCGGCCCCAGCCCGCGGTTCACCTTGCCGCCGCACAGCCAGCTCGGCGGGGCCTCGCCCAGCTCGTACTTGGCCTGGAATCCGAGGGCGTGGCGGAG from Streptomyces tsukubensis encodes:
- a CDS encoding organic hydroperoxide resistance protein, which translates into the protein MEALYTAAATANGREGRAVSSDGQLDLALAMPPALGGNGKGTNPEQLFAAGYAACFASALGQVGRAAKIDTSEISVTSEVSIGKDGDGFGLAVVLRVELPDSLDSETGHTVVEQAHRTCPYSKATRGNIQVDLVIE
- a CDS encoding MarR family winged helix-turn-helix transcriptional regulator, yielding MKDVTMGDDELLSLDRQICFSLNAASRAFGGVYRVALKELGLTYSQYLVMLVLWEDGELPVKRIGERLRLDSGTLSPLLKRLEAAGLVRRERGVEDERSVSVRLTDEGAELKARAARVPRSIAAATGLSVDEIDDLRERLARLTEALDSAVTRGLGG
- a CDS encoding HD domain-containing protein; this translates as MPEQDSRAGVSVPSTRLTREATELVRDTTDELIYHHSRRVYWFGSLQGKNRDLSFDPELLYIGAMFHDLGLGEKHRGSGRRFEVDSADEARRFLQEHGVPEDSVRRVWTAIALHTTPGIPQYMEPEVALVTAGVEYDVLGIGFDDISARDRAEITALHPRPDFKRRILEAFTEGIAPKPETTFGNVKADVLEHFVPGFVRGDFVSTIENSAWPE
- a CDS encoding alpha-glucuronidase family glycosyl hydrolase; this encodes MSSGIRRRSVLTAAALGATLGPLALAAPASAGELSAAGLSAEDGYELWLRYRRVEDPSHLARYRAALGRLVRQGGGVLQRSAADELAAGLTALLGTGVSAQRTAPSGAALVIGTPDSSDLIRTLVPAADLTSLGDEGYVIRRVVKRGRNWTVVAAHTDRGVLYGAFHLLRLVQTRQPLERADIVESPAAPLRVADHWDNEDGSIERGYAGRSFFHWDRLPHLEERYTDYARVLASLGINGAVINNVNTSADYLGAPFVEKLAALAGVLRRYGVALYVTANFAAPIDLGGLGTADPFDADVRDWWEKKAAEIYGKIEDFGGFLVKANSEGRPGPLDYGRTHADGANLLARALKPYGGIVMWRAFVHDTDAKWDRQGYLDFVPLDGKFEDNAVLQIKNGPIDFQVREPAHPLFGSLPHTNSMIELQVTQEYTGHTTHLCYLVPQWKECLDFDTHKAGAGSTVKRVVSGRVHPYTHYGFAGVMNFGDATNWTGSHLAAANTHGYGRLSWNPDLSAEDLVDEWTRMTFGNDPKVVKTVSALLLGSWHTYEEYTSPLGTGYLTHPPDGSVTGHLDPSPTTTTQFHKSDTQGIGYDRTAATGDGYTALYASPVRELYESLDDCPEELLLFLHHVPYTHRLDNGSTVIQHIYDTHFAGAARVRGMRAEWDALRGRVDRRRLAEVHERFGDQMVAADQWRDTLSAYWFGLSRIRDERRSWIQATVAPADTVLLGGRTNTLPVAVANATGAGLRTVTTLDVPDGWRAEPVTRFVESGDVAAVKMSVVPPAAPGLATLRARPRSGRVAALDSSLRAEARTVITPPASRCVHALDAGTASSPLLEDYTRLSPADVWSEGAEFGWVGNTPDASDSGLLDVFRRDWVRDSAPAVLRLKLPAGPCTAYLLTGDTSTFTRPLIVRVDGVEKARGEQLDGRAFRWLRVPLGGGSAERETDLEFSSDPGRTWHLSGCVVLAD
- a CDS encoding GlxA family transcriptional regulator, whose product is MHQPAMNRAAHEVVVLAYDGVRLLDVAAPLEVFTTASGVAAARGDGHRPYAVRVATPDGRSALTSTGLRVDADLATGAVRETDTLVVPGSTDVGQLHAGSGVVGEVARLARTSGRVAAVCTGAFALAAAGLLTGRRATTHWEHAELLARSYPEVTVTADDIYVRDGPVFTSAGVSAGIDVCLALVEQDHGPTVARGVARDLVVFLQRPGGQSQFSVAARTPATRDPVLRPLLDTIAADPAADHRPGVLAARAGVSARHLSRIFREQTGTTPAAHVEAVRLEAARMLLEHGESVTASAALSGLGSDETLRRVFARHLHTTPSAYAARFRTTYTARE
- a CDS encoding SLC13 family permease; its protein translation is MPVILLLGVLAFAVARPRGLPEAAAAIPAAVLVVVLGAVSLSDAWEQVRTLLPVVGFLALILMLAQLCADDGLFSAAGSEVARLCGGDPHRLLGGVFVVASAVTAALSLDATVVLLTPVVFATAARAGARAGPHVYATAHLANSASLLLPVSNLTNLLAFSASGLSFTRFAALMALPWLAAIAVEYAVFRGFFRRDLARSTRSPEPEDRPRVPAFTLVVVGLTLAGFAVASLAGLEPAWAALAGVLVLACRGLRRGTTTPRKLVGSASPLFCLFVLALGVVVQAVVENGLETGLGRLLPEGDSLGALLAVAAVAALLANIINNLPAVLALLPLLAPGGAGPVLAALIGVNLGPNLTYAGSLATLLWRRVLHQHGEAARLGAFTRLGLATVPAALVASTVALWGMLRLLGT